In Mucilaginibacter celer, one DNA window encodes the following:
- a CDS encoding 16S rRNA (uracil(1498)-N(3))-methyltransferase translates to MHLFYTPDIDPSHPQYFLNEEESKHAIRVLRLEAGSLVQLIDGRGGLYDALIQDPHPKRTILKITAVKTEFDKRNHYLHVAVAPTKNIERLEWFLEKATEIGIDEVSLIIAQRSERKEAKVDRLNKIITAAIKQSLKAYHPVLNEPLTLNQLLDKPFDGQKFIAHCEPGEKYKLKDELSLHGRCLILIGPEGDFAPAEIDKALQSGFKPITLGTSRLRTETAALEACFEVNFLNRL, encoded by the coding sequence ATGCATCTTTTTTATACGCCCGATATCGATCCCTCGCATCCTCAGTATTTTCTTAACGAAGAAGAAAGTAAACACGCTATCCGGGTATTGCGCCTCGAGGCAGGCAGCCTGGTTCAGTTGATTGACGGCAGGGGAGGATTATATGATGCACTTATTCAGGATCCTCATCCAAAGCGCACTATTCTCAAAATAACTGCTGTAAAAACGGAGTTCGATAAGCGCAATCATTACCTGCACGTCGCGGTAGCACCAACCAAAAATATCGAACGTTTGGAGTGGTTTTTAGAAAAAGCCACCGAAATAGGTATCGACGAAGTATCACTTATTATCGCACAACGCTCCGAGCGGAAAGAGGCCAAGGTTGACAGGCTGAATAAGATCATTACTGCTGCCATCAAGCAATCGCTTAAAGCATATCATCCGGTATTAAACGAGCCTTTAACGTTAAACCAGCTGCTTGATAAGCCTTTTGATGGCCAAAAATTTATAGCCCATTGCGAACCTGGGGAGAAATACAAGCTGAAGGACGAATTGAGTCTGCATGGGCGGTGTTTAATATTAATAGGACCGGAGGGGGATTTTGCACCTGCCGAAATAGATAAAGCTTTGCAAAGCGGATTTAAACCGATAACTTTAGGTACAAGCCGCCTGCGTACCGAAACCGCAGCATTGGAAGCTTGTTTTGAGGTTAACTTTTTAAACCGGTTATGA
- a CDS encoding DedA family protein produces the protein MESFWEYLQNLTDAQSIISRGGFYLLLIVVFAETGLFFGFFLPGDYLLFMAGLLCAAGKVDVSISTLVLSLIGAGILGNFTGYWFGFQTGPVLFNKSDSLFFKKRYVTMASDFYHKYGGMALILGRFFPIVRTFAPIFAGVVKVDIKRFSLYNLIGSVTWVCVFTLSGFFLGRRFPQLKDYLQYIILGLIIITTIPLVIAFVRRKILEKKDKTD, from the coding sequence ATGGAAAGTTTTTGGGAATACCTTCAAAATTTAACTGACGCTCAATCCATAATAAGCAGGGGTGGTTTTTATCTCTTGCTTATTGTTGTTTTTGCCGAAACCGGTTTGTTTTTCGGATTCTTTTTGCCGGGAGATTACCTGCTGTTTATGGCAGGTCTGTTGTGCGCGGCCGGGAAGGTTGATGTTTCCATATCAACATTGGTACTATCGCTGATAGGGGCGGGTATATTAGGGAATTTTACAGGCTATTGGTTTGGCTTCCAAACGGGGCCGGTGCTTTTTAATAAAAGCGATTCGTTGTTTTTTAAGAAGCGATATGTGACCATGGCCAGCGACTTTTACCACAAATACGGCGGCATGGCGCTTATTTTAGGCAGATTTTTCCCTATTGTTAGAACATTTGCTCCTATATTTGCAGGTGTTGTTAAGGTTGATATCAAAAGGTTCAGCCTCTATAACCTTATCGGCAGCGTAACCTGGGTATGTGTATTCACGTTAAGCGGTTTCTTTTTAGGCAGAAGGTTTCCTCAACTTAAAGATTACCTGCAGTACATCATCCTCGGATTGATAATAATTACAACAATTCCGTTAGTTATTGCTTTCGTTAGAAGGAAGATCCTTGAAAAAAAGGACAAAACAGATTAA
- the nuoL gene encoding NADH-quinone oxidoreductase subunit L produces MDKLIWLIPILPLAGFIINGLGRNSLSKSVIAFIGSLLVLVSFGLSIAAFFQVKQTGVPINVNYFTWFAVGTLKFPFAFLIDQLSAIMLLIITGVGFLIHLYSIGYMHDDEGFGKFFAYLNLFVFFMLLLVLGSNYLILFIGWEGVGLCSYLLIGFWYTNPDYADAAKKAFVMNRIGDLGFLLGMFCIIHFYNSLSFSEVLPAIATSKKGVEIIAICLFIGACGKSAQLPLFTWLPDAMAGPTPVSALIHAATMVTAGIYMIARSNILFTLATDTTEIIAYVGLATALIAALIALTQTDIKKVLAYSTVSQLGYMFLGLGVGAYTGAFFHVLTHAFFKALLFLGAGSVIHAMSGEQDMRKMGGLKGKIKITFTTMMIGTVAIAGIPPLAGFFSKDEILAHAYAHSPIFWGIGVLTAMLTSFYMFRMMYLTFYGKFRGTHEQEHHLHESPPTMTIPLIVLAILSCLAGFIGVPEVLHGHHELAAFLEPVFKKSNEILGEHHLSESLEYALMGTSVVLAFAAMAYAYMKYAKNGSVPVADSEERPALTSISYHKFYLDELYDLIIRKPLDWLSTFFYNIVERLGIDGLVNGIGKGTLETSKGLRLLQTGNVGFYIFVMVLGIIAVLLYSVFGLTKI; encoded by the coding sequence ATGGATAAATTAATCTGGCTTATTCCAATATTACCCTTAGCCGGTTTTATTATTAACGGACTTGGCCGTAATTCATTATCAAAAAGTGTAATTGCCTTTATCGGCAGTTTGCTGGTATTGGTATCATTTGGTTTAAGCATCGCTGCTTTTTTCCAGGTAAAACAAACAGGCGTACCTATTAATGTTAACTACTTTACCTGGTTTGCTGTTGGTACATTGAAATTCCCTTTCGCGTTCCTGATCGATCAACTGAGTGCGATCATGCTGCTCATCATTACCGGTGTTGGTTTCCTGATCCACCTGTACTCGATAGGTTATATGCACGATGATGAAGGTTTTGGTAAATTCTTCGCTTACCTTAACCTGTTCGTGTTTTTCATGTTATTGCTGGTTTTAGGTTCAAACTACCTGATATTGTTCATCGGATGGGAAGGCGTAGGTTTATGCTCATACCTGCTTATCGGTTTCTGGTATACCAATCCGGATTATGCCGATGCCGCTAAAAAAGCCTTCGTAATGAACCGTATCGGTGATTTGGGCTTTTTGCTGGGTATGTTCTGCATCATCCACTTCTACAACAGCCTCTCGTTTTCAGAAGTATTGCCAGCTATCGCCACATCAAAAAAGGGCGTTGAGATAATCGCAATATGTTTGTTCATTGGCGCCTGCGGTAAATCTGCACAGTTGCCATTGTTTACCTGGTTGCCAGACGCGATGGCCGGCCCAACCCCGGTTTCGGCCCTCATCCACGCGGCTACCATGGTTACAGCAGGTATCTATATGATTGCCCGTTCAAACATTTTGTTTACACTGGCTACCGATACTACCGAGATCATTGCTTATGTAGGTTTGGCAACGGCGCTTATCGCAGCGTTAATCGCACTTACGCAAACAGATATTAAAAAGGTACTGGCTTATTCAACAGTATCGCAGTTAGGTTATATGTTTTTGGGTTTAGGTGTTGGTGCTTACACCGGTGCTTTCTTCCACGTATTAACTCACGCGTTTTTCAAAGCATTATTATTCCTTGGTGCGGGTTCTGTTATCCACGCTATGAGTGGTGAACAGGACATGCGTAAAATGGGTGGTTTGAAAGGTAAGATCAAGATTACTTTCACCACAATGATGATCGGTACCGTTGCTATCGCGGGTATTCCTCCTTTAGCGGGTTTCTTCTCTAAAGATGAGATCCTGGCACATGCTTATGCACATAGCCCGATTTTCTGGGGCATTGGTGTGTTAACTGCGATGTTAACCTCATTCTACATGTTCAGGATGATGTACCTTACTTTTTACGGAAAGTTTCGTGGTACACATGAGCAGGAACATCATTTACATGAGTCGCCTCCAACCATGACCATCCCTTTAATTGTATTGGCTATCCTTTCTTGTTTAGCTGGTTTTATCGGTGTACCGGAAGTGTTGCATGGTCACCACGAGTTGGCTGCATTCCTTGAGCCGGTGTTCAAAAAATCGAACGAGATCCTGGGCGAGCATCATCTGTCTGAATCATTAGAGTATGCTTTGATGGGGACTTCAGTAGTATTGGCTTTCGCTGCTATGGCTTATGCCTATATGAAATACGCTAAAAACGGAAGCGTACCGGTAGCAGATAGCGAAGAGCGCCCGGCGTTAACAAGCATTTCATACCACAAGTTTTACCTGGATGAGCTTTATGACCTGATCATCCGCAAACCGTTGGATTGGCTGTCTACCTTCTTCTATAATATAGTTGAGCGTTTAGGTATCGACGGTTTGGTGAACGGCATTGGTAAAGGCACGCTCGAAACCAGTAAAGGTTTACGTTTACTGCAAACCGGTAACGTAGGCTTCTACATATTTGTAATGGTGCTTGGCATTATTGCCGTGCTACTGTATAGCGTATTTGGATTAACTAAAATATAA
- a CDS encoding NADH-quinone oxidoreductase subunit N, whose product MNTIIIISVLPIALLYLGLYKAEKALLPVTVIGLLVALGAALCDWKPKDTAETLYHGMLLFNNFSVVFSSVTIISTILILLLSKGYFEKISRHTAEYYAIILFSLAGIIIMVSFNNLVMMFIGIEIMSVSLYILAGIKKSDFASNEAALKYFLMGAFSTGFLLFGIALLYGSSGSFNMDAIRGYVGEHPHIDPMFYTGIALIIVGLCFKVGAAPFHFWTPDVYEGSPTLITAFMSTVVKTAGFAAFLRLFSACFQPLSDFWTPILIVITIITLFIGNITALYQQSFKRMLAFSSISHAGYLLFAIVSLGSASANSVLIYATAYSIASIIAFGALILVQQQNGSDNFDSFNGLGKRNPFLAFVLTVAMLSLAGIPLTAGFIGKFFMFTGAVSRFHIGLVIVAVVNAIISIFYYFRVIIAMYFRTAERNELSIPVYYKIVFAVSAIATILIGIYPDLIARFI is encoded by the coding sequence ATGAATACTATAATCATCATATCTGTTTTACCTATAGCGCTTCTGTATTTAGGTTTATATAAAGCTGAAAAGGCTTTACTGCCGGTTACTGTTATAGGTTTACTGGTTGCTTTAGGTGCTGCGTTGTGCGACTGGAAACCAAAAGACACCGCCGAAACGCTTTACCACGGCATGTTGCTGTTTAACAACTTCTCAGTTGTATTTTCATCTGTAACCATCATCTCAACCATATTGATCCTGCTGCTTTCAAAAGGTTATTTCGAAAAGATCAGCAGGCATACCGCGGAATACTATGCCATCATTTTATTTTCGTTGGCAGGTATCATCATAATGGTATCGTTCAATAACCTGGTAATGATGTTTATCGGCATCGAGATCATGTCGGTTAGTTTATACATCCTGGCAGGTATCAAGAAAAGTGATTTTGCCTCAAACGAAGCTGCCTTGAAATACTTTTTGATGGGTGCTTTCTCTACAGGTTTCCTGCTATTTGGTATTGCATTACTTTACGGTTCATCAGGTTCATTCAATATGGATGCTATCCGCGGTTATGTAGGTGAGCATCCACATATCGATCCGATGTTTTACACAGGCATCGCGTTAATTATTGTTGGTTTATGTTTCAAAGTTGGTGCTGCTCCGTTTCATTTCTGGACACCGGACGTATATGAAGGATCGCCAACCCTCATTACAGCCTTCATGTCTACAGTAGTGAAAACTGCGGGTTTTGCCGCTTTCCTGCGCCTGTTTTCGGCTTGTTTCCAACCGCTATCAGATTTCTGGACGCCGATCCTGATTGTTATTACCATCATCACCCTGTTTATCGGCAATATCACCGCATTATATCAGCAAAGTTTTAAACGCATGCTGGCTTTCTCAAGTATCTCGCACGCCGGTTACCTGTTGTTTGCCATCGTATCGTTAGGTTCAGCTTCGGCTAACTCGGTATTGATTTATGCAACTGCCTACTCTATCGCCTCAATTATCGCCTTCGGTGCACTGATATTGGTACAGCAGCAAAACGGCAGCGATAACTTCGACAGCTTTAACGGCCTTGGTAAACGAAACCCTTTCCTGGCTTTCGTGCTTACGGTAGCTATGCTTTCGCTGGCTGGTATTCCTTTAACCGCGGGTTTTATAGGTAAGTTTTTTATGTTTACAGGTGCGGTTTCGCGCTTCCATATCGGTTTGGTAATAGTAGCTGTGGTAAATGCTATCATCAGTATTTTCTACTATTTCAGGGTGATTATAGCCATGTACTTCCGTACAGCCGAGCGCAATGAACTGAGCATTCCGGTTTACTACAAAATAGTATTCGCTGTTTCGGCCATTGCTACAATTCTAATAGGCATTTATCCCGATTTAATTGCCCGCTTCATTTAA
- a CDS encoding inorganic diphosphatase produces MSTLHPWHQVSPGDNIPEVVNAIIEIPKGSKAKYEIDKESGLLKLDRVLFSSVMYPANYGFIPQTYCDDKDPLDILVLCSIDVFPMSIIEAKVVGVMHMVDNGEQDDKIIAVAKNDMSVNYINDLNELPPHAMTEIVRFFKDYKKLEGKNVTIEHLLGVRYAHKVIAESLELYKNTFPVYQS; encoded by the coding sequence ATGAGCACTCTACATCCATGGCACCAGGTTTCGCCGGGCGATAACATTCCTGAAGTGGTAAATGCCATCATCGAAATCCCTAAAGGTTCGAAGGCTAAATATGAAATTGATAAGGAATCGGGCTTGTTGAAGTTAGACCGTGTACTGTTTTCATCGGTAATGTACCCTGCTAACTACGGTTTTATACCACAAACCTATTGCGACGATAAAGACCCTTTGGATATCCTTGTACTATGCTCGATCGACGTTTTCCCGATGTCGATCATCGAGGCCAAGGTAGTGGGCGTAATGCACATGGTTGATAATGGCGAGCAGGACGATAAAATCATCGCGGTAGCAAAAAATGATATGTCGGTTAACTATATTAACGACTTAAACGAGCTGCCTCCGCACGCCATGACCGAGATTGTACGTTTCTTTAAAGATTATAAAAAGCTGGAAGGTAAAAACGTAACTATCGAACATTTGCTGGGTGTGCGCTATGCCCATAAAGTAATAGCCGAAAGTTTGGAATTGTATAAAAATACGTTCCCTGTTTACCAATCATAA
- a CDS encoding NuoI/complex I 23 kDa subunit family protein has protein sequence MEPLSNKRKVLEVKPLNFLERAYLPAIVGGLSTTMKHFFKKPVTIAYPEEKREFSENFRGMHSLKRDENGKERCTACGLCALSCPAEAITMTAAERQKGEEHLYREEKYAAVYEINMLRCIFCGLCEEACPKEAIYLDGDIVPADYLRKDFIYGKDKLVEAPLNQ, from the coding sequence ATGGAACCATTAAGTAATAAAAGAAAAGTACTGGAAGTTAAGCCACTCAACTTTTTAGAGCGCGCTTACCTGCCGGCTATTGTGGGCGGTTTATCAACCACCATGAAACACTTTTTCAAAAAGCCGGTAACTATCGCTTACCCGGAAGAAAAACGTGAGTTTTCTGAAAACTTCCGTGGCATGCACTCGCTTAAACGCGATGAGAATGGTAAAGAGCGTTGTACCGCCTGCGGCCTGTGCGCTTTATCATGCCCTGCCGAAGCTATTACCATGACTGCCGCCGAGCGCCAGAAAGGTGAGGAGCATTTGTATCGCGAAGAAAAATATGCCGCTGTGTATGAAATTAACATGCTGCGTTGCATTTTTTGTGGTTTATGCGAAGAGGCCTGCCCTAAAGAAGCAATTTACCTTGACGGGGATATTGTACCTGCCGATTACCTGCGTAAAGATTTCATTTACGGTAAAGACAAATTAGTAGAGGCGCCCTTAAATCAATAA
- a CDS encoding hemolysin family protein gives MDPAHYEINLFYIFATIFLVLLNGFFVAAEFAMVRVRGSQIEIKAKGGSGVAKVARGILHNLDGYLAATQLGITIASLALGVVGEEVATNLVIRAFLAVGITLSQGYITASHILAFSFITIMHIVFGELAPKSLAIQKSVRTVMAVSLPLRFFFVVFRPFIWVLNNFANFILKLLGINAVEGGETHHSSEELQYLLEQGKETGAIDSNEHELIQNVFDFNERVVKNIMVPRTKISGLDIDSTKEELLDMIINEGYSRMPVYDDVIDKIIGIVHAKDILPLLARNDEIILKDIIRKPYFIPETKKINDLMAEMKQKRIQIAIVLDEFGGTAGMVTLEDIVEELVGDIQDEYDEEKPIVEKVNEREFIVNALAPIYDVNEHLPHDLPEDGDFDTVSGWIGDIFGKIPDVGEQRESNGYNITVLKKSDQNIESVKLELLINEEDAVDLH, from the coding sequence ATGGACCCCGCACATTACGAGATCAATTTATTCTACATTTTCGCTACCATATTCCTGGTATTACTAAACGGTTTTTTTGTAGCCGCCGAGTTTGCCATGGTGAGGGTTCGGGGTTCGCAAATTGAAATTAAAGCCAAGGGCGGCAGCGGCGTAGCCAAAGTAGCCCGCGGCATACTGCATAATTTAGATGGTTACCTGGCTGCTACGCAGCTGGGTATTACCATTGCCTCACTGGCACTTGGTGTTGTGGGCGAAGAGGTTGCCACAAACCTTGTAATCCGTGCTTTCCTGGCGGTAGGTATCACCCTTTCACAGGGATATATTACTGCAAGCCATATTCTTGCCTTCAGTTTTATAACCATAATGCACATTGTTTTTGGCGAGCTTGCACCTAAATCGCTGGCTATCCAAAAATCTGTTCGCACGGTAATGGCTGTTTCTTTACCGCTTAGGTTTTTCTTTGTTGTTTTCAGGCCGTTTATCTGGGTACTTAATAACTTTGCCAATTTTATTTTAAAATTATTAGGCATAAATGCAGTTGAAGGCGGCGAAACGCATCACAGTTCGGAAGAGCTTCAATACCTGCTTGAACAGGGCAAGGAAACCGGTGCTATCGATTCGAACGAGCATGAGTTGATTCAGAATGTGTTTGATTTTAACGAGCGCGTGGTGAAAAATATTATGGTGCCGCGTACCAAAATCTCGGGTCTGGATATTGACTCGACTAAAGAAGAGCTGCTGGATATGATCATTAACGAGGGCTATTCTCGGATGCCCGTTTATGATGATGTGATAGATAAGATCATCGGTATTGTACACGCCAAAGATATCCTGCCTTTGCTGGCCCGTAATGATGAAATTATCCTGAAAGATATTATCCGCAAACCATATTTTATCCCCGAAACCAAAAAGATCAATGATCTGATGGCCGAGATGAAACAGAAACGCATCCAGATAGCCATTGTGCTTGATGAGTTTGGTGGCACTGCGGGTATGGTTACGCTTGAGGATATTGTTGAAGAGCTGGTAGGCGATATCCAGGACGAATACGATGAAGAAAAGCCGATCGTTGAAAAAGTGAACGAACGCGAGTTTATAGTTAACGCGCTTGCACCTATTTACGATGTAAACGAACACCTGCCGCACGATTTACCCGAAGACGGCGATTTTGATACCGTATCCGGCTGGATTGGCGATATATTCGGCAAAATTCCTGATGTGGGCGAGCAACGCGAATCAAACGGGTACAACATAACGGTTTTAAAAAAATCCGATCAGAATATCGAATCAGTTAAGCTCGAGTTACTGATAAATGAAGAAGATGCAGTAGATTTACATTAA
- the nuoK gene encoding NADH-quinone oxidoreductase subunit NuoK produces the protein MESLTNTMHAVPLNHYILLSTIIFAIGVMGVLIRRNAIVIFMSVELMLNSVNLLLTAFSVYRGDATGQVFVFFIMALAAAEVAVGLAIIVMIYRNTNSIDINVLNRLKW, from the coding sequence ATGGAAAGTTTAACAAATACTATGCACGCCGTGCCGCTTAATCACTACATTTTATTAAGCACCATCATTTTTGCTATAGGCGTAATGGGCGTATTAATCCGCCGTAATGCTATCGTGATCTTCATGTCGGTTGAGTTGATGCTTAACTCGGTTAACCTTTTGCTTACCGCGTTTTCGGTATACAGGGGGGATGCCACCGGTCAGGTATTCGTATTCTTTATTATGGCGCTGGCCGCTGCCGAAGTTGCAGTTGGTTTGGCTATCATCGTAATGATTTACCGTAACACCAACTCGATAGACATCAACGTGCTGAACAGGTTGAAATGGTAG
- the nuoH gene encoding NADH-quinone oxidoreductase subunit NuoH, whose amino-acid sequence METPQLIFSIVLIVVIFAISLVVAMYSTYAERKVAAFFQDRIGPNRAGPWGILQPLADGGKMFLKEEIIPTNATGFLFIVGPSLAILTACIGSAVIPWGSAITIGGNTFNLQVTDINVGVLYIFGVVSLGVYGIMIGGWASNNKYSLLGAIRAASQNISYEISMGLSIIALLMLTGTLSLKEIAEQQHGFAWNVWRQPLGFLLFLVCAFAETNRSPFDLPECETELVGGYHTEYSSMKLGFYLFAEYINMFISSAVMATLYWGGYNYPFMDNVAASLGANPAAIIGVVVLFGKIFFSIFFFMWVRWTIPRFRYDQLMDLGWKILIPLAIANIVLTGVGSTLLTHFGY is encoded by the coding sequence ATGGAAACGCCACAATTAATATTTAGTATCGTATTGATCGTAGTGATCTTCGCTATCAGCCTGGTTGTAGCTATGTACTCAACCTACGCCGAGCGTAAAGTAGCTGCGTTTTTCCAGGATAGGATAGGGCCTAACCGCGCGGGTCCGTGGGGTATTTTACAACCCCTTGCCGATGGTGGTAAGATGTTTTTGAAAGAGGAGATCATCCCAACCAACGCTACAGGTTTCCTGTTCATTGTCGGCCCTTCGCTGGCTATTTTAACTGCCTGTATCGGTTCTGCCGTTATTCCATGGGGTTCGGCAATTACCATTGGCGGTAATACTTTTAATCTTCAGGTTACCGATATCAACGTAGGTGTATTGTACATTTTTGGTGTGGTATCATTAGGTGTTTACGGCATCATGATCGGTGGCTGGGCATCAAACAATAAATACTCGTTATTGGGTGCTATCCGTGCTGCATCGCAAAACATCAGCTACGAAATTTCGATGGGCTTATCCATCATCGCCCTGTTGATGCTTACCGGTACTTTATCTCTGAAAGAAATTGCTGAACAGCAACACGGTTTTGCCTGGAACGTATGGCGTCAGCCGCTTGGCTTTTTGCTGTTCCTGGTATGTGCTTTTGCCGAAACCAACCGTTCTCCTTTCGACTTACCTGAATGCGAAACCGAGCTTGTAGGCGGTTACCATACCGAGTACTCATCAATGAAGTTAGGTTTTTACCTGTTTGCCGAGTATATCAACATGTTCATTTCATCGGCAGTAATGGCTACCCTTTACTGGGGTGGTTATAACTATCCGTTTATGGATAATGTTGCGGCAAGCCTTGGTGCTAACCCTGCTGCCATCATTGGTGTAGTTGTATTATTCGGAAAAATATTCTTCTCTATCTTTTTCTTCATGTGGGTACGCTGGACAATCCCGCGTTTCCGTTATGACCAGTTGATGGATTTGGGTTGGAAAATTTTAATACCATTAGCCATTGCTAACATAGTGCTTACCGGCGTGGGCAGCACATTACTTACACACTTTGGATATTAA
- a CDS encoding NADH-quinone oxidoreductase subunit J family protein: MSTFYFIAFLSIFFSILVISAKNPVHSILYLILTFFTFTIHYILLNAQFLAIVNFIVYMGAILVLFLYTLMLINLNKDSEPVKPFMVKIAGVFGGGILAVAVASSLKLVGTSNPVLLQNPDLGLVKNLGKVLFDEFLLPFEVSSVLLLSAMVGAVLLATKEKEPKAA; encoded by the coding sequence ATGAGTACATTTTACTTCATCGCATTTTTGTCCATATTCTTTTCGATATTGGTAATCTCGGCCAAAAATCCGGTACATAGTATCCTTTATCTAATTCTTACCTTTTTTACATTCACCATCCATTACATTTTGCTTAACGCTCAATTTTTGGCGATTGTAAATTTCATTGTTTACATGGGTGCCATCCTGGTACTGTTCCTGTACACGCTGATGCTTATCAACCTTAATAAAGATAGCGAACCTGTTAAACCTTTTATGGTGAAAATAGCAGGCGTATTTGGTGGCGGTATTTTAGCTGTAGCCGTTGCATCATCGCTTAAACTGGTTGGTACATCAAACCCGGTATTGTTGCAAAACCCTGATCTGGGTTTGGTGAAAAACCTGGGTAAGGTATTATTTGATGAGTTTTTACTGCCTTTCGAAGTATCGTCGGTATTGTTGCTTTCGGCAATGGTAGGGGCGGTATTATTGGCCACTAAAGAAAAAGAACCTAAAGCAGCATAA
- a CDS encoding complex I subunit 4 family protein gives MTVSILLFLPIVAAVIVALLKNGVAKHAALFFSVAQLVIALIFLSKFVPDASTQFAIDAPWIPKFGVYFSAGIDGISMVLVLLTTLLVPIIILTTYNHEYNREGAFYGLILFMQAGLLVVFTALDGFLFYVGWEAALIPIYFICALWGGENRIRVTIKFFIYTFAGSLFMLVALIYLYLQSPAGTFDLHNFYSMSLDVKHQTWVFWAFFLAFAIKMPLFPLHTWQPDTYTEAPSGGTMMLSGIMLKMGIYGVIRWMIPNAPLGFFHFQTLVIILAVIGIVYASIIAFKQKEGKRLVAYSSIAHVGLIAAGILAWNIQGVQGAMLQMLNHGINVVGMFFIWDIIIRRMGTQDTDQLGGIAKVAPRFAIGFLIIVLGTVGLPLTNGFVGEFLLLKSVFTFGAGHFGNLVIAAFAGSTIILGAVYMLRMYKKVMQGETNPLTATFKDVSGVEKFTLCLICVLVIALGIYPQPILHISEAAVTQLVNTIGAKFTM, from the coding sequence ATGACCGTTAGTATATTACTCTTTTTGCCAATAGTTGCCGCAGTAATAGTAGCCCTGCTTAAAAATGGGGTTGCTAAGCATGCAGCTTTATTCTTCTCTGTTGCCCAACTGGTAATAGCGCTTATATTTTTAAGCAAGTTTGTTCCGGATGCTTCAACCCAATTTGCTATTGATGCACCCTGGATCCCTAAATTTGGTGTTTACTTTAGCGCGGGTATTGATGGCATCAGCATGGTGTTGGTTTTATTAACCACCCTGCTTGTACCAATTATCATTTTAACTACCTATAATCACGAATATAACCGGGAAGGCGCTTTTTATGGATTGATACTATTTATGCAGGCCGGCTTGCTGGTAGTATTCACAGCGCTTGATGGCTTTTTGTTTTACGTGGGATGGGAAGCAGCATTGATCCCTATCTACTTTATCTGCGCGCTTTGGGGCGGAGAGAACAGGATCAGGGTTACCATTAAGTTTTTCATCTACACTTTTGCCGGGTCATTGTTTATGCTGGTAGCATTGATCTACCTGTACCTGCAATCGCCTGCCGGCACTTTTGATCTGCATAACTTCTACAGCATGTCGTTAGATGTTAAGCATCAAACATGGGTGTTCTGGGCATTCTTCCTGGCCTTTGCTATCAAGATGCCTTTGTTCCCGCTGCACACCTGGCAGCCGGATACCTATACTGAAGCGCCTTCGGGCGGTACCATGATGTTATCTGGTATTATGCTTAAAATGGGTATTTACGGTGTTATCCGCTGGATGATTCCTAACGCCCCGCTTGGTTTCTTCCATTTTCAAACTTTGGTTATTATCCTTGCCGTTATCGGTATAGTATACGCTTCAATCATCGCCTTTAAACAAAAAGAAGGTAAACGTTTGGTAGCTTACTCTTCAATTGCGCACGTTGGCCTTATTGCTGCAGGTATTTTGGCCTGGAACATTCAGGGTGTACAAGGTGCCATGCTGCAAATGCTTAACCACGGTATCAACGTGGTAGGTATGTTCTTTATCTGGGATATCATTATCCGCCGCATGGGCACTCAAGATACAGACCAACTTGGCGGTATCGCTAAAGTAGCGCCGAGGTTTGCTATCGGCTTCCTGATCATTGTTTTGGGTACCGTAGGTCTGCCTTTAACCAATGGTTTTGTTGGAGAGTTCCTGTTATTGAAAAGTGTGTTTACATTCGGTGCCGGCCATTTTGGTAACCTGGTGATTGCTGCTTTTGCAGGTTCGACTATCATTTTAGGCGCCGTTTACATGCTGAGGATGTACAAAAAAGTAATGCAGGGCGAAACCAACCCGCTTACCGCAACTTTTAAAGATGTAAGTGGTGTTGAAAAATTCACTTTATGCCTCATCTGCGTTTTGGTTATTGCCCTGGGCATCTATCCGCAACCTATCCTGCATATATCTGAAGCTGCTGTTACGCAGCTGGTAAATACCATAGGTGCTAAGTTTACAATGTAG